The Megasphaera stantonii genome includes a window with the following:
- a CDS encoding DUF4321 domain-containing protein → MKSIGSHGVLLLILFLLAGGLLGGILGEVLSGIQLGNLMPMLSQHYEIFNIQNVDLNLYIMQINFGIRFAPNLLSILGIFVALFIYRHVS, encoded by the coding sequence ATGAAATCCATTGGGTCTCATGGCGTGCTGCTTCTCATATTGTTTCTGTTGGCAGGCGGCCTGTTGGGCGGCATTCTTGGAGAAGTTTTATCGGGAATCCAGCTGGGCAACCTCATGCCCATGCTGTCGCAGCATTATGAAATCTTTAATATTCAGAACGTCGATTTAAACTTATATATCATGCAGATTAATTTTGGCATTCGCTTTGCTCCCAACTTGCTGAGCATCCTTGGGATCTTCGTAGCGTTGTTTATCTATCGTCACGTCAGTTAG
- a CDS encoding SIMPL domain-containing protein — protein MTRTITVRGVGKATAKADFVTINMSMKTSDMEYDTAMDRAAEKIDGLSRALKHAGFGADDLKTTKFRVDTAYDTIKDRDGNYKRIFEGFVVHHDVRLQFDFESRRLSQALSAMAACISAPEIEIRFSVKDSEKLKDDILRSAAENARRRAEILCEASGASLGALLSIHYSWDELSIYSSTRFSYESECLSSVKSVKSIDMEPEDIHAGDSATFVWEIC, from the coding sequence ATGACGAGAACTATTACCGTGCGGGGCGTAGGAAAAGCGACGGCGAAAGCCGACTTCGTTACTATCAATATGTCTATGAAGACGAGCGACATGGAATATGATACGGCGATGGATAGGGCGGCGGAAAAGATCGACGGCCTCAGCCGGGCGCTGAAACATGCCGGATTTGGAGCCGACGACCTTAAGACGACGAAGTTCAGGGTCGATACGGCATATGACACGATAAAGGACAGAGATGGCAATTATAAGCGCATATTTGAAGGGTTTGTCGTGCATCACGACGTAAGGCTGCAGTTTGATTTCGAATCGCGCCGCCTGTCGCAGGCTCTTTCAGCTATGGCGGCCTGCATATCCGCTCCGGAAATAGAAATCCGCTTTTCCGTAAAGGACTCGGAGAAATTAAAAGACGACATCCTTCGCTCGGCTGCGGAAAACGCGCGGCGCAGGGCTGAAATCCTGTGTGAAGCGTCGGGGGCGTCCCTGGGCGCTCTGCTGTCGATACATTACAGCTGGGACGAGCTGTCTATCTATTCGTCGACCCGTTTTTCCTACGAAAGCGAATGTCTGAGCAGCGTGAAGAGCGTGAAATCCATCGATATGGAACCGGAAGATATTCACGCCGGCGATTCGGCAACCTTTGTATGGGAAATCTGCTGA
- a CDS encoding fumarylacetoacetate hydrolase family protein, giving the protein MMIKKLVTYEDMGLVQWGVLDETETGVYGAIALEEAFFTPLPETLLEFIRQGNEGLLALADALEQNEKTYAVAAQPLDTVRIMAPIPHVERNIFCIGKNYADHIAEFDKTAVPELPKYPMIFTKATTSVIGPDDLIDPHKNVTSALDYEGELAVIIGKEGSDIPVGEAMDYVYGFTILNDVTARDLQANHGQWFHGKSLDTFCPMGPFLLLRDAAPDTFTVVTKVNGEVRQDATTGEFIFTIPQLIQTLSQGTTLLPGDIIATGTPSGVGVGFNPPKFIHSGDVVEISISDIGTLTNKVK; this is encoded by the coding sequence ATGATGATAAAAAAATTAGTAACCTACGAGGATATGGGCCTGGTGCAGTGGGGCGTCCTCGACGAGACGGAAACAGGCGTATACGGTGCCATTGCACTGGAAGAGGCCTTCTTTACGCCGCTGCCGGAAACGCTTCTCGAATTCATCCGTCAGGGAAATGAAGGCCTGCTGGCCTTAGCCGACGCGCTGGAGCAGAATGAAAAGACCTACGCCGTCGCGGCTCAGCCCCTGGATACGGTTCGCATTATGGCTCCCATTCCTCATGTAGAGCGCAATATCTTCTGCATCGGCAAGAACTATGCCGACCACATTGCCGAATTTGACAAGACCGCCGTGCCGGAGCTGCCGAAATATCCCATGATTTTCACCAAGGCCACGACGTCGGTCATCGGCCCTGACGACCTCATCGATCCCCATAAAAACGTCACCAGCGCCCTCGACTATGAAGGCGAGCTGGCCGTCATCATCGGCAAAGAAGGCTCCGATATTCCCGTCGGCGAAGCCATGGATTACGTATACGGCTTTACGATTTTAAACGACGTGACGGCCCGCGACCTCCAGGCTAATCACGGCCAATGGTTCCACGGCAAGAGCCTGGATACGTTCTGCCCTATGGGGCCCTTCCTGCTCCTGCGGGACGCTGCGCCCGATACCTTTACGGTCGTCACCAAGGTCAACGGCGAAGTGCGACAGGACGCGACGACAGGCGAATTTATCTTCACCATTCCCCAGCTCATCCAGACCCTCTCGCAGGGAACGACCCTCCTGCCCGGCGACATCATCGCTACGGGCACGCCGTCCGGCGTAGGCGTAGGCTTCAATCCGCCTAAGTTCATCCATTCCGGCGACGTCGTAGAAATCTCCATTTCCGATATTGGAACGCTGACTAACAAAGTAAAATAA
- a CDS encoding site-2 protease family protein has product MFDFNILHIVAGIPGLLIAMVMHEYAHALVADYMGDDTPRLMGRLTLNPMAHIDPIGALMLLVARFGWAKPVMINPNNFRSWRKGELCVAFAGPAANLIVAFVALVAQVVFSRLDLFTGTALQLVLSMIVIYNINFAIFNLLPLPPLDGSRILMCFLPSEWNYRLASLERYSFIILIALMMTPVFSYILIPLQRLVFSVFSLALLPFL; this is encoded by the coding sequence ATGTTTGATTTCAACATATTGCATATCGTCGCTGGTATTCCCGGCCTGCTCATCGCCATGGTCATGCACGAATACGCCCATGCGCTCGTGGCCGATTATATGGGCGACGACACGCCGCGCCTGATGGGACGGCTGACGCTGAACCCTATGGCCCATATCGACCCCATCGGGGCGCTCATGCTCCTCGTAGCCCGCTTCGGCTGGGCCAAGCCGGTCATGATCAACCCCAATAATTTCCGCAGCTGGCGGAAGGGGGAGCTGTGCGTAGCCTTTGCCGGTCCGGCGGCCAATCTGATCGTGGCGTTCGTCGCCCTTGTCGCCCAGGTTGTCTTCAGCCGACTGGATTTATTTACCGGTACGGCCCTGCAGCTTGTCCTGAGCATGATCGTCATATATAATATCAACTTTGCCATCTTCAACTTGCTGCCCCTGCCGCCGCTGGACGGCTCGCGCATCCTCATGTGCTTCCTGCCGTCGGAATGGAACTATCGCCTGGCGAGCCTGGAACGGTACAGCTTTATCATCCTCATTGCCTTGATGATGACGCCGGTCTTCTCGTATATTTTGATTCCCCTGCAGCGGCTCGTATTCAGCGTATTTAGTCTGGCATTGCTTCCTTTTTTATAA
- the radC gene encoding RadC family protein: MSPVQPMACCEKPREKFLQQGAQAVTDQDLLAILLRTGVKGHSVLDVSRSLLRSLPGENLYYLSEASVADLCAVRGVGSDKAVTICAAVELGRRIARQRVKQNAPDFSTPAAIAEYVMEDMRFLPQEQFRAVYLSTKNQLIAVRTLTIGTINSSLAKSREVFRFAIQYNAAAVVLVHNHPSGDPAPSSDDIAVTRQIAQAGHIMEIPVLDHIIIGDGTFSSLCELGYM, translated from the coding sequence ATGAGCCCGGTCCAGCCTATGGCCTGCTGTGAAAAGCCGCGGGAAAAATTTCTCCAGCAAGGCGCGCAAGCCGTGACGGATCAGGATTTGTTGGCCATTTTGCTGCGTACGGGCGTAAAGGGGCACTCCGTTTTAGACGTATCGCGGTCTCTGCTGCGCTCTCTGCCTGGAGAGAACCTTTATTACCTCAGCGAAGCCAGCGTGGCGGACTTATGTGCCGTTCGCGGCGTAGGCTCCGATAAGGCTGTGACGATCTGCGCGGCTGTCGAGTTGGGACGGCGCATTGCCCGCCAGCGGGTCAAGCAGAATGCTCCTGATTTCAGTACGCCTGCAGCCATTGCCGAATACGTCATGGAAGATATGCGCTTCCTGCCGCAGGAGCAGTTCCGTGCCGTATACTTATCGACGAAAAATCAGCTCATCGCCGTGCGGACACTGACGATCGGCACGATAAATTCCAGCTTGGCAAAGTCCCGCGAGGTCTTTCGATTTGCTATTCAGTACAACGCTGCCGCCGTCGTCCTGGTACATAACCATCCCAGCGGCGATCCCGCTCCCAGCAGCGACGATATCGCCGTGACGAGACAAATAGCCCAGGCCGGCCATATCATGGAAATTCCCGTCCTGGATCACATCATCATCGGCGACGGCACCTTTTCGAGCCTTTGTGAGCTGGGATATATGTAA
- a CDS encoding Maf family protein, translating into MLILASGSPRRRELLTQAGITYMVNPSTYQEDSPKKKDPEKYVQAQAVGKACDVAEKYPGQWVLGADTIVVVDGEILGKPRNAKEASAMLHRLSNGKHSVLTGVALVRDKEIYTKVVETKVWFRRLTDQEIDAYVSSGDPLDKAGSYGIQGRAASFVDKINGSYTNVVGLPLSQVCRMLHKAKVAF; encoded by the coding sequence GTGTTGATTTTAGCTTCAGGGTCGCCGCGGCGGCGCGAATTACTCACTCAGGCCGGTATTACCTATATGGTAAACCCCAGTACGTATCAGGAAGATTCGCCGAAAAAGAAGGACCCGGAAAAATACGTACAGGCCCAGGCCGTCGGCAAAGCCTGCGACGTTGCTGAAAAATATCCCGGCCAGTGGGTGCTGGGAGCCGATACGATTGTCGTCGTAGACGGCGAAATATTAGGAAAGCCCCGCAATGCCAAAGAGGCTTCGGCCATGCTTCATCGCCTTTCCAATGGGAAGCACTCCGTATTGACCGGCGTGGCTCTGGTGCGCGATAAGGAAATATACACAAAGGTCGTCGAAACGAAGGTATGGTTTCGGCGGCTGACAGATCAGGAAATCGATGCCTACGTATCCAGCGGCGATCCCTTGGATAAAGCCGGTTCCTATGGCATTCAAGGACGGGCAGCCTCCTTTGTCGATAAGATCAACGGTTCCTATACGAACGTCGTCGGCCTGCCATTATCTCAAGTCTGCCGGATGCTTCACAAGGCCAAGGTAGCCTTCTGA
- a CDS encoding alpha/beta hydrolase — protein MEREVKAVSKKMWFGLFGCLTACIASGCSAETSQTQEVTLPYRGEMKTAPHSQTDGAYTAYTPISDVAGDPVFADYGRLLFPQQPWYYNGRTLGSLQLTWYSCIDPKKTVEIANYLKKRAEAGETIFYDIYTEEEKAADSEKNNTGLFFFKGRAGAPFAVCSAGGGFAYVAAMHDSFPQALELSKRGYNAFALIYRPDAQKACEDLSRAIAFIFAHADELGVRTYGYSLWGGSAGARMAAWVGSYGTAAFSGGNLPKPAAVIMQYTGYSEYSAADPPTYACVGEEDGIADWLTMKRRLQKLKALGIDTEFHHYPGLRHGFGLGTGTPAEGWLDEAVCFWERQLQ, from the coding sequence ATGGAAAGAGAGGTGAAAGCTGTGTCAAAGAAGATGTGGTTCGGGTTGTTCGGATGTCTGACGGCGTGTATTGCCTCTGGCTGCAGTGCCGAAACGAGTCAGACACAAGAGGTGACGCTGCCGTATCGGGGAGAAATGAAGACGGCGCCTCATTCTCAAACTGACGGTGCCTATACTGCATATACTCCGATTTCAGACGTTGCAGGCGATCCCGTTTTTGCTGACTATGGGCGGCTTCTGTTTCCGCAGCAGCCCTGGTATTACAACGGTCGTACCTTGGGCAGCTTGCAGCTGACGTGGTACAGCTGCATAGATCCGAAGAAAACTGTAGAAATAGCCAACTATTTAAAAAAGCGCGCCGAAGCGGGAGAAACCATTTTTTATGATATATATACAGAAGAAGAAAAGGCAGCGGATTCAGAAAAAAACAATACGGGATTGTTCTTTTTTAAAGGAAGAGCCGGTGCGCCTTTTGCCGTCTGCAGCGCCGGCGGCGGATTTGCCTATGTAGCAGCTATGCATGACAGCTTTCCGCAGGCGCTGGAATTATCCAAAAGAGGGTATAATGCTTTTGCGCTGATTTACCGTCCCGATGCGCAAAAGGCTTGTGAAGATTTGTCTCGGGCCATTGCCTTCATTTTTGCCCATGCTGATGAGCTGGGAGTTAGGACCTATGGATATTCTTTGTGGGGAGGATCTGCTGGTGCCCGCATGGCTGCCTGGGTCGGATCGTATGGAACGGCTGCTTTTAGCGGAGGAAATTTGCCAAAACCGGCTGCGGTCATCATGCAGTATACGGGGTACAGTGAGTACAGCGCTGCCGATCCGCCGACGTATGCCTGTGTGGGAGAAGAAGACGGCATTGCTGATTGGCTGACCATGAAAAGGCGTCTTCAAAAATTAAAAGCCTTGGGTATTGACACGGAATTTCACCATTATCCAGGACTGCGTCATGGCTTTGGTCTCGGTACGGGTACGCCGGCTGAGGGGTGGCTTGACGAGGCCGTCTGTTTTTGGGAAAGGCAGCTTCAATAG
- a CDS encoding glutamine--tRNA ligase/YqeY domain fusion protein: MDNEITKNFIENIIDEDNEKNTYGKRIHTRFPPEPNGYLHIGHAKSICLNFGIAKKYGGITNLRFDDTNPSKEDVEYVNSIKEDVQWLGFTWDDRMFYASDYFDTLYNYAVKLIKLGKAYVDDLSGDEIREYRGTFSTPGKESPYRSRSVEENLKLFAEMKEGKYGDGEKVLRAKIDMASPNLNMRDPVLYRIVHAHHHRTGDKWCIYPMYDFAHPVSDAIERITHSICTLEFEDHRPLYNWVLEEWDDPEGQKPRQIEFARLNVTNMITSKRKLRTLVEKGIVSGWDDPRMPTISGIRRRGYTPEAIRDFCERIGVAKADSMVDISLLEYCIREDLKLKAPRLMTVIDPLKVVITNYPDGQTETITAENNQENEAMGTRQITFSKTIYIEKNDFMEEPVKKFFRLAPGKEVRLKYSYIIKCEDVVKDEAGNIVELHCTYDPESKSGSGANAGRKVKGTLHWVNAEDAVDVETRVYDYLFKTDESDDAEGDKKDFLSQINPNSLETFASKGEAALASYHAGDKFQFLRQGYFVIDKDSTPERLVVNRIVGLRDTWAKMQKKQ, translated from the coding sequence ATGGATAACGAAATCACAAAGAATTTTATTGAAAATATTATCGATGAAGATAACGAAAAAAATACATATGGAAAGCGCATCCACACCCGTTTTCCGCCGGAACCGAACGGCTATCTCCACATCGGTCACGCGAAATCGATTTGCTTGAACTTCGGCATCGCCAAAAAGTACGGCGGCATTACGAACCTGCGCTTCGACGATACGAACCCGTCCAAGGAAGACGTAGAATACGTCAATTCCATCAAGGAAGACGTCCAGTGGCTGGGCTTTACCTGGGACGACCGCATGTTCTACGCTTCTGATTATTTCGATACCCTGTACAACTACGCCGTCAAATTGATCAAATTGGGCAAGGCCTACGTCGACGATTTGTCAGGCGATGAAATCCGCGAATACCGCGGCACCTTCAGCACGCCGGGCAAGGAAAGCCCGTACCGCAGCCGCAGCGTCGAAGAAAACCTGAAGCTCTTTGCCGAAATGAAGGAAGGCAAGTACGGCGACGGCGAAAAAGTACTGCGTGCTAAGATCGACATGGCCAGCCCGAACCTCAATATGCGCGATCCTGTCCTGTACCGCATCGTCCATGCCCATCATCACCGCACAGGTGACAAATGGTGCATTTACCCGATGTACGACTTCGCCCATCCCGTATCGGACGCCATTGAACGGATTACCCACTCGATCTGTACCCTTGAATTTGAAGACCACCGCCCCCTGTACAACTGGGTCCTCGAAGAATGGGACGACCCGGAAGGCCAGAAGCCGCGCCAGATTGAATTCGCCCGTCTGAACGTCACCAATATGATTACAAGCAAGCGCAAGCTGCGCACCCTCGTAGAAAAAGGCATCGTCAGCGGCTGGGATGACCCGCGTATGCCGACCATTTCCGGTATTCGCCGCCGCGGCTACACGCCCGAAGCCATCCGCGACTTCTGCGAACGCATCGGCGTAGCCAAAGCTGACAGCATGGTTGACATATCCCTTCTCGAGTACTGCATCCGTGAAGACTTAAAGCTCAAAGCGCCGCGTCTCATGACGGTCATCGATCCCCTGAAGGTCGTCATTACCAACTATCCCGACGGCCAGACGGAAACGATAACGGCGGAAAACAATCAGGAAAACGAAGCCATGGGCACCCGTCAGATTACCTTCAGCAAGACCATCTACATCGAAAAGAACGACTTCATGGAAGAACCGGTTAAGAAGTTCTTCCGCCTGGCTCCGGGCAAGGAAGTCCGCCTGAAATACAGCTATATCATCAAGTGTGAAGACGTCGTCAAGGACGAAGCCGGCAACATCGTCGAGCTGCACTGCACGTACGACCCGGAAAGCAAGAGCGGCAGCGGCGCCAATGCAGGCCGCAAGGTGAAGGGCACCCTCCACTGGGTCAACGCCGAAGACGCTGTCGACGTCGAAACGCGGGTCTACGACTACCTGTTTAAGACCGATGAATCGGACGACGCCGAAGGCGACAAGAAGGATTTTCTGTCCCAGATCAACCCCAACAGCCTGGAAACCTTTGCCAGCAAGGGCGAAGCCGCTCTGGCTTCCTACCATGCCGGCGACAAATTCCAGTTCCTCCGTCAGGGCTACTTCGTCATCGACAAGGACTCGACGCCGGAACGCCTCGTCGTAAACCGCATCGTCGGGCTGCGCGATACGTGGGCCAAGATGCAGAAAAAGCAGTAA
- a CDS encoding ISLre2 family transposase: MESLVTGQASLTDVTLAVQEFVQNLGREVLSAMLEQADEAIYETVKPQRTYQIKETARSRTLVTTFGEITFHRRYYRQKDTGRYTYLLDEWCQLPAYSRIEASCQARMAEHAKDMSYAKAAQVATPVPVSKQSVRNVLCRLGTIPNTAAPLPERRPKVSELFIEADEDHVAMQQGNSRQLRLAYVYEGKVAEGKKRRTLTAKRVFTGYGMPWKEIKEYIQTVYDSPEITILGDGAAWIQSATSYLEKSRCVTDGFHVVKYLRQIAGTETIQPLYDALLANDREQFCREAEQKIRHRPYRRKAIRRGQQYILNHWEGIRDWLQNRETFASSTEGHVSHILSARLSSRGMGWSKDGAERIARLRTLAENGGDVWRYALDCLTKKHSDTVPDLNEQELTRQCRRRRLPYCVYDAEHSCRMPGSEGALHGRWMKDIQNSGYHHIH; encoded by the coding sequence ATGGAATCGTTAGTAACGGGCCAGGCGTCCCTGACCGACGTGACGCTGGCTGTACAAGAGTTTGTGCAGAACCTGGGGCGGGAGGTGTTGTCGGCAATGTTAGAACAGGCCGATGAAGCCATCTATGAAACGGTGAAGCCGCAACGTACCTATCAGATCAAAGAAACAGCCCGTTCGCGTACCTTGGTAACCACGTTTGGAGAAATCACCTTTCACCGCCGGTATTACCGACAGAAAGACACGGGCCGCTACACCTATCTGCTGGACGAATGGTGCCAGCTACCGGCGTACAGCCGGATCGAGGCTTCCTGTCAGGCCCGAATGGCAGAACATGCCAAGGATATGAGTTATGCGAAAGCAGCCCAAGTAGCCACTCCGGTCCCGGTAAGCAAACAGAGCGTGCGGAACGTCTTATGCCGGTTGGGGACGATCCCCAATACGGCGGCTCCCCTGCCGGAACGGAGGCCGAAGGTATCCGAACTGTTCATCGAAGCCGACGAAGACCATGTGGCTATGCAGCAGGGAAACAGCCGGCAGCTGCGGCTGGCCTATGTATATGAAGGGAAAGTAGCGGAGGGAAAAAAACGGAGAACACTGACAGCCAAACGGGTGTTTACGGGATATGGGATGCCTTGGAAGGAAATCAAGGAATATATCCAAACCGTATACGACAGTCCAGAGATTACGATTCTGGGAGACGGGGCGGCGTGGATACAGAGCGCGACGTCGTACCTGGAAAAGAGCCGCTGCGTCACGGACGGATTTCATGTTGTCAAATACTTGCGGCAGATAGCGGGGACGGAAACGATCCAACCTCTGTATGACGCCTTGCTGGCCAATGACCGGGAGCAATTCTGCCGGGAAGCTGAACAGAAGATACGGCACCGTCCGTATCGGAGAAAAGCGATTCGAAGAGGTCAGCAATATATCCTGAACCATTGGGAAGGGATTCGGGACTGGCTGCAGAACCGGGAGACATTCGCCAGCAGTACGGAAGGGCATGTCAGTCATATCCTGTCGGCCCGGCTGAGCTCACGTGGAATGGGCTGGAGCAAAGACGGGGCGGAACGGATTGCCCGATTGCGGACGCTGGCAGAAAACGGCGGCGACGTGTGGCGCTATGCCTTAGATTGCCTGACGAAGAAACACTCCGATACAGTACCAGACCTGAATGAACAGGAATTGACGAGGCAATGCCGACGCCGGCGGCTGCCGTACTGCGTGTATGATGCAGAGCACAGCTGCCGTATGCCGGGGAGCGAAGGCGCATTACACGGAAGATGGATGAAAGATATCCAAAACAGTGGATATCACCATATACATTAG
- a CDS encoding oxidoreductase, translated as MKTWLITGCSSGIGRGIAKAALQKGYQVVATARRLETVQDLTAAYPQRALAAALDVTKPDSIRKALQAAEERFGPVDVLVNNAGHGYRAALEEGEDNNVSELFQTNLFGPVALMKAVLPQMRRQKAGAIINVSSIAAVCAVVGSGYYAATKGALELLSDALRQEVAPLGITVMTVEPGAFRTRFFDDSLKGTAVKIKDYAETAGKNRKEHIINHHDQPGDPEKAGRVIVDAVEQPNPPQRLLLGSDASAIVCAELERRLAEAQAQKDLSVSSDF; from the coding sequence ATGAAAACATGGCTTATTACAGGCTGTTCCAGCGGAATTGGCCGAGGCATTGCCAAGGCAGCTCTGCAGAAGGGATATCAGGTTGTGGCAACAGCCCGCAGACTGGAAACGGTGCAGGACCTTACAGCGGCTTATCCGCAAAGGGCTCTGGCAGCCGCATTGGATGTGACGAAACCTGACAGCATTAGGAAGGCTCTTCAAGCAGCCGAAGAGCGATTCGGACCTGTCGACGTTCTGGTCAATAATGCGGGACACGGTTATAGAGCTGCTCTGGAGGAGGGAGAAGATAATAATGTGTCTGAACTTTTTCAGACGAATCTCTTCGGCCCGGTAGCGCTCATGAAAGCGGTACTGCCTCAGATGAGACGGCAAAAGGCAGGGGCCATTATCAACGTGTCCTCTATAGCTGCCGTCTGCGCCGTCGTCGGTTCAGGCTATTACGCAGCGACAAAAGGTGCGCTGGAACTTCTTTCCGATGCCTTGCGGCAGGAAGTAGCACCCCTTGGCATCACCGTAATGACTGTAGAACCAGGAGCATTCCGCACGCGCTTTTTTGACGACTCCCTGAAAGGAACGGCCGTGAAAATCAAGGATTATGCAGAAACAGCCGGTAAAAACCGAAAGGAACACATTATAAACCATCATGACCAGCCAGGAGACCCGGAAAAAGCCGGACGCGTTATCGTAGATGCGGTTGAGCAGCCAAATCCTCCGCAGCGCCTTTTGTTGGGCAGCGACGCCTCAGCCATTGTCTGCGCTGAACTAGAACGACGGCTGGCTGAAGCGCAGGCTCAGAAAGATTTAAGTGTCAGTTCAGATTTTTGA
- the htpX gene encoding zinc metalloprotease HtpX: MNSVKTVFLMTLLACIMMLIGGAFGGRGGVMIMLVIALGMNFFSYWFSDSIVLKMYKAQEVGQGHYLYHIVEDLARRAELPMPKVYVIPTDVPNAFATGRNPSHAAVAATEGIMEMLDEDEIRGVLAHEMSHIMHRDILISTIVACFASVISMIANIAQWAAIFGGGRDEDGESTNPIALIGTIIIAPIAAALIQFAISRTREYMADEEGGRMIDDPLALARALAKIDNYAHYRVMPGATQSTAHMCIINPFSGLKGNLMNLFSTHPSTENRIARLEALDRELHG, from the coding sequence ATGAATAGTGTAAAAACAGTGTTTTTGATGACTTTGCTGGCTTGTATTATGATGCTCATCGGCGGAGCCTTCGGCGGCCGCGGCGGCGTCATGATCATGCTGGTCATCGCCTTAGGGATGAATTTCTTTTCCTATTGGTTCAGCGATTCGATTGTCTTAAAAATGTATAAAGCCCAGGAAGTCGGCCAAGGCCATTACCTGTACCATATCGTCGAAGACCTAGCCCGGCGGGCGGAACTTCCCATGCCGAAGGTATATGTCATTCCGACGGACGTGCCCAACGCCTTTGCTACGGGCCGCAACCCTTCCCATGCAGCCGTCGCGGCTACGGAGGGCATCATGGAGATGCTGGACGAAGACGAAATCCGCGGCGTCTTGGCCCATGAAATGTCCCACATCATGCACCGCGATATCCTGATTAGCACGATTGTCGCCTGCTTCGCCAGCGTCATTTCCATGATCGCCAACATCGCCCAGTGGGCGGCTATCTTCGGCGGCGGCCGTGATGAAGACGGCGAAAGCACTAATCCCATCGCCCTGATCGGCACGATTATCATTGCGCCCATTGCGGCGGCGCTGATTCAGTTCGCCATTTCCCGTACGCGCGAATACATGGCCGACGAAGAAGGGGGCCGCATGATCGACGACCCGCTGGCTCTGGCCAGAGCGCTGGCTAAAATCGATAACTACGCCCATTACCGGGTCATGCCCGGTGCGACTCAGTCGACGGCCCACATGTGCATCATCAATCCCTTCTCGGGTCTCAAAGGCAATTTGATGAATTTATTCAGCACCCATCCGTCTACGGAAAACCGCATTGCCCGCTTAGAAGCCCTGGATCGGGAACTGCACGGGTAA
- a CDS encoding type III toxin-antitoxin system ToxN/AbiQ family toxin yields the protein MRLYHVSDTYIQYLKQFDEKVPDNKNQKRPYVGIVVEVGGVTYYAPLSSPKPKHLKMKNGKDFRKINKGVYGAINFNNMIPVPVAELLLIDFDAIQDKQYRRLLQHQYEYIKEDEANIIKIARALRNLFFVGGDTLKSIDKKVMQRCCCFPLLEQACRQYMQNDSDNM from the coding sequence ATGCGTCTGTATCATGTCAGCGATACGTATATACAATATCTAAAGCAGTTTGATGAAAAAGTGCCGGATAATAAAAATCAAAAGCGACCGTATGTAGGAATTGTCGTAGAAGTAGGGGGCGTGACGTATTACGCGCCTTTATCGTCGCCTAAGCCCAAGCATTTGAAAATGAAAAACGGAAAAGATTTTAGAAAAATTAATAAAGGCGTATACGGCGCTATTAATTTTAACAATATGATTCCAGTACCCGTCGCGGAATTACTGCTCATTGATTTCGACGCCATTCAAGATAAACAGTATCGGCGGCTGCTGCAGCATCAATATGAATACATCAAAGAAGACGAAGCGAACATTATAAAAATTGCAAGGGCGTTACGAAATCTGTTCTTTGTCGGGGGCGATACGCTGAAATCGATTGACAAAAAAGTTATGCAGCGATGCTGTTGTTTCCCGTTGCTGGAACAGGCCTGCCGCCAATATATGCAGAACGATTCCGACAATATGTGA